The Urbifossiella limnaea genome has a window encoding:
- a CDS encoding PSD1 and planctomycete cytochrome C domain-containing protein yields the protein MPRGPLAGLLLLLASAPAAADEPLTFEQHVRPILRAYCLDCHGGAEKHAGGLDLRLKRFAVAGGKGGSAVVPGEPGKSAIVERLRSGEMPPGEKKVPADQIAVIEKWIADGARTKRDEPATLPPGLGITADERAYWFYQPLTRPTPPAVASERVRTPIDAFVLAKLNEKGLTFNPDADRATLLRRATFDLTGLPPTQAELDALVADPAADAYEKALDRLLASPAYGERWGRHWLDAAGYADSDGDIPADTVRPHAWRYRDYVIRALNADVPLDRFIVEQLAGDELVPKPWANLTPPQVDLLAATGFLRTAPDATAAGAGDAEQVMTDVLKVVSSTLLGTSVGCAQCHDHRYDPVPQADYFRLRAVFEPALDPGQWRRPAARLVSLYTDADRAKAAAVEAEAAKLQAELTSKQTAAVAAAFEKELTKFPEEKRAALKAAFEAPEAKRTPEQKALTDANPKLKITPGVLYQYNQKAADELKALQAKVTAKRGERPAEGFVAVTTEAPGRVPTTKLHYRGDARQPKGPDLAPADLTVAAPEGQRFELPASATGRRLAWAKHLTNGTHPLFGRATANRLWLGHFGRGIVDTPGEFGKLGQAPSHPELLDWLATELPRLGWSQKRFHKLLMLSTVYRQSSARSAAPDALYGRFPVRRLEAEAVRDRMLVVAGRLDRTPFGPAVAVVEDAAGQVGAPDEKPRRSVYLQVRRSKPVAFLAAFDAPGSGLNCDRRLVTTTAPQSLMLLNSDFVRKQAGHLAARVKAEAGTGATPEKLTETAWRLAYLRAPAADELRLGVAFLASQPAAAGLTNLCQQLLASNEFLYVD from the coding sequence ATGCCCCGTGGCCCACTCGCCGGCCTGCTGCTGCTCCTCGCGTCCGCCCCCGCCGCGGCCGACGAACCGCTGACGTTCGAGCAGCACGTCCGCCCCATCCTCCGCGCCTACTGCCTGGACTGCCACGGCGGCGCCGAGAAGCACGCGGGCGGCCTCGACCTGCGCCTGAAGCGCTTCGCCGTCGCCGGCGGCAAGGGCGGCAGCGCGGTCGTGCCCGGCGAGCCCGGTAAGAGCGCGATTGTGGAGCGGCTGCGGTCCGGCGAGATGCCGCCGGGCGAGAAGAAGGTGCCGGCCGACCAGATCGCCGTGATCGAGAAGTGGATCGCCGACGGCGCCCGCACGAAGCGCGACGAGCCCGCCACGCTCCCGCCCGGCCTCGGCATCACCGCCGACGAGCGCGCCTACTGGTTCTACCAGCCGCTCACCCGCCCCACACCGCCGGCCGTCGCCTCCGAGCGCGTGCGCACCCCGATCGACGCGTTCGTGCTGGCGAAGCTGAACGAGAAGGGGCTGACCTTCAACCCGGACGCCGACCGCGCCACCCTGCTCCGCCGCGCCACCTTCGACCTCACCGGCCTGCCGCCGACGCAGGCCGAACTCGACGCCTTGGTCGCCGACCCGGCCGCGGACGCGTACGAGAAGGCGCTCGACCGGCTGCTCGCGTCGCCGGCCTACGGCGAGCGGTGGGGCCGCCACTGGCTCGACGCCGCCGGCTACGCCGACAGCGACGGCGACATCCCGGCCGACACGGTGCGGCCGCACGCCTGGCGGTATCGCGACTACGTCATCCGGGCGCTCAACGCCGACGTGCCGCTCGACCGCTTCATCGTGGAGCAACTGGCCGGCGACGAGCTGGTGCCGAAGCCGTGGGCGAACCTGACGCCGCCGCAGGTCGATCTGCTCGCCGCGACCGGCTTCCTCCGCACCGCCCCGGACGCGACCGCCGCCGGCGCCGGCGACGCCGAACAGGTGATGACCGACGTGCTGAAGGTGGTGTCGAGCACGCTCCTCGGCACGTCCGTCGGGTGTGCCCAGTGCCACGACCACCGCTACGACCCGGTACCGCAGGCCGACTACTTCCGCCTCCGCGCCGTGTTCGAGCCGGCGCTCGACCCCGGGCAGTGGCGGCGGCCGGCGGCGCGGCTCGTGTCGCTGTACACCGACGCCGACCGGGCGAAGGCGGCGGCGGTCGAGGCCGAGGCGGCGAAGCTGCAAGCGGAGCTGACTTCGAAGCAGACCGCCGCCGTGGCCGCGGCGTTCGAGAAGGAACTGACGAAGTTCCCCGAAGAGAAGCGCGCCGCGCTGAAGGCCGCGTTCGAGGCGCCCGAGGCGAAGCGCACGCCCGAGCAAAAGGCGCTGACGGACGCGAACCCGAAGCTGAAGATCACTCCCGGAGTGCTGTACCAGTACAACCAGAAGGCTGCGGACGAGTTGAAGGCACTTCAGGCGAAGGTGACGGCCAAGCGCGGGGAGCGGCCGGCGGAGGGGTTCGTCGCGGTGACGACCGAGGCGCCCGGCCGCGTGCCGACGACGAAGCTCCACTACCGCGGCGACGCCCGCCAGCCGAAGGGCCCGGACCTGGCGCCCGCCGACCTGACGGTCGCGGCACCGGAGGGGCAGCGGTTCGAGTTGCCGGCTTCCGCGACCGGCCGCCGGCTGGCGTGGGCGAAGCACCTCACGAACGGGACGCACCCGCTGTTCGGCCGGGCGACGGCGAACCGGCTGTGGCTCGGCCACTTCGGCCGCGGCATCGTGGACACGCCCGGCGAGTTCGGCAAGCTCGGGCAGGCGCCGTCGCACCCCGAGTTGCTGGACTGGCTCGCCACCGAGCTGCCGCGGCTCGGCTGGAGTCAGAAGCGGTTCCACAAGCTGCTGATGCTCTCGACCGTGTACCGCCAGTCGTCGGCGCGCAGCGCCGCGCCCGACGCGCTGTACGGCCGCTTCCCCGTGCGGCGGCTCGAAGCCGAAGCGGTGCGCGACCGGATGCTCGTCGTCGCGGGCCGGCTCGACCGCACGCCGTTCGGCCCGGCGGTGGCTGTGGTCGAGGACGCGGCCGGGCAGGTCGGCGCGCCGGACGAGAAGCCGCGGCGGAGCGTGTACCTCCAGGTGCGGCGGTCGAAACCGGTGGCGTTCCTGGCCGCGTTCGACGCACCGGGGAGCGGGCTGAACTGCGACCGCCGGCTGGTGACGACGACGGCGCCGCAGTCGCTGATGCTGCTGAACAGCGACTTCGTCCGCAAGCAAGCCGGTCACCTGGCGGCGCGGGTGAAGGCCGAGGCCGGCACCGGCGCGACGCCGGAGAAGCTGACGGAGACGGCGTGGCGGCTGGCGTACCTGCGGGCGCCCGCGGCCGACGAGTTGCGGCTCGGTGTGGCGTTCCTGGCGTCGCAGCCGGCCGCCGCGGGGCTGACGAACCTGTGCCAGCAGCTGCTGGCGTCGAACGAGTTCCTCTATGTCGATTGA
- a CDS encoding S1C family serine protease, with product MTRRRLLFTLPLAAALLAGFAAPSAADDPPPTKVAAKIPTWDVARTTTPGSIEDLKALELATKRVVDKCTPATVGLFVGMGAGSGVIVTEDGLVLTAAHVSGEPGTKCTVVLPDGTKVAGKSLGTNAKLDSGMIQITDKAKAPNGKWPVVETGKSTDLKKGQWVVSLGHHGGWRTGRPPVARLGQVLTNQKDLIQTNCTLVGGDSGGPLFDLDGKLIGIHSRIGFTLAHNIHVPVDGFKTDWDQLLASVQVGKAKAPPAVYFGASFEDVDGKEVKGARGVKVTFVAEEGPAAEGGVRVDDEITSFDGTEVKTADDVRKLITRRQPGDEVEVVVARGTRTVTLTVTLGRRRP from the coding sequence ATGACGCGCCGTCGGCTCCTGTTCACCCTCCCGCTCGCCGCCGCCCTCCTGGCCGGTTTCGCCGCCCCCTCCGCGGCCGACGACCCGCCGCCCACGAAGGTCGCCGCGAAGATTCCCACCTGGGACGTGGCCCGCACCACCACCCCGGGCAGCATCGAAGACCTGAAGGCGCTGGAGCTCGCCACCAAGCGCGTCGTGGACAAGTGCACGCCGGCCACCGTCGGGCTGTTCGTCGGGATGGGTGCCGGCAGCGGCGTCATCGTCACCGAGGACGGCCTGGTGCTGACCGCCGCCCACGTGTCCGGCGAGCCCGGCACCAAGTGCACGGTCGTGCTGCCGGACGGCACCAAGGTGGCCGGCAAGTCGCTCGGCACGAACGCCAAGCTCGACAGCGGCATGATCCAGATCACGGACAAGGCCAAGGCGCCGAACGGCAAGTGGCCGGTGGTGGAGACGGGCAAGTCCACCGACCTGAAGAAGGGGCAGTGGGTGGTGTCGCTCGGGCACCACGGCGGGTGGCGCACCGGCCGGCCGCCGGTGGCGCGGCTCGGCCAGGTGCTCACCAACCAGAAGGACCTGATCCAGACCAACTGCACGCTGGTCGGCGGCGACAGCGGCGGCCCGCTGTTCGACCTGGACGGCAAGCTCATCGGCATCCACAGCCGCATCGGCTTCACGCTGGCGCACAACATCCACGTCCCGGTGGACGGGTTCAAGACCGACTGGGACCAGCTCCTGGCGAGCGTGCAGGTCGGCAAGGCGAAGGCGCCGCCGGCGGTGTACTTCGGCGCGTCGTTCGAGGACGTCGACGGCAAAGAGGTGAAGGGCGCCAGGGGCGTGAAGGTGACGTTCGTGGCCGAGGAGGGCCCGGCCGCCGAGGGCGGCGTCCGCGTGGACGACGAGATCACCTCGTTCGACGGCACGGAGGTGAAGACCGCCGACGACGTCCGCAAGCTGATCACCCGCCGCCAGCCCGGCGACGAGGTGGAGGTGGTGGTGGCCCGCGGCACCCGCACCGTGACGCTGACCGTGACCCTGGGCCGCCGCCGGCCGTAA
- a CDS encoding S1C family serine protease: MRTRLLVAAALSLTLAGPAAAQPPDGGKRKDRGSSPDVISARLVAPFQPVVAKVNESTVRVLADGKEAALGTVVFADGYVLTKASDLRGELAVKFHDGSNVPAKLVGVEKKTDLALLRIEKKGLTALAFADSKVAALGNWLAAAGVGSDPAGVGIVSVVTRKLSLREQNEFDKLNANRGFLGITMSQTQPADGGAEVEAVSKGGSAEKAGLKRGDIIRRVNDKKIADSDSLREMLNDFRPGQKVNLSVNRKGEALELSATLAGPPADMKNQRSDIQNTMGGALSNRRGGFEQILQTDMVVDPKNCGGAVVDLDGRVIGVCISRAGRVETYVLPGEVVRPLLADLRAGKFPPPAAPVSLPTAPAPRPVRSSS; this comes from the coding sequence ATGCGCACCCGCCTGCTCGTAGCCGCGGCCCTGTCGCTCACCCTGGCGGGGCCGGCCGCGGCCCAGCCGCCCGACGGCGGCAAGCGCAAGGACCGCGGCTCCAGCCCCGACGTGATCTCGGCCCGCCTCGTCGCCCCGTTCCAGCCGGTCGTGGCGAAGGTGAACGAGTCCACCGTCCGCGTCCTGGCCGACGGCAAGGAAGCGGCCCTCGGCACCGTCGTGTTCGCCGACGGCTACGTCCTCACGAAGGCCAGCGACCTGCGCGGCGAGCTGGCCGTCAAGTTCCACGACGGCTCGAACGTCCCGGCCAAGCTGGTGGGCGTCGAGAAGAAGACCGACCTGGCGCTCCTCCGGATCGAGAAGAAGGGGCTGACCGCGCTGGCGTTCGCCGACAGCAAGGTGGCCGCGCTCGGCAACTGGCTGGCGGCCGCCGGCGTCGGCAGCGACCCGGCCGGCGTCGGCATCGTCAGCGTGGTGACGCGGAAGCTGTCGCTGCGGGAGCAGAACGAGTTCGACAAGTTGAACGCCAACCGCGGGTTCCTCGGCATCACCATGTCGCAGACCCAGCCGGCCGACGGCGGGGCCGAGGTCGAGGCGGTGAGCAAGGGCGGCTCGGCGGAGAAGGCCGGGCTGAAAAGGGGCGACATCATCCGCCGGGTGAACGACAAGAAGATCGCCGACTCGGACAGCCTGCGCGAGATGCTGAACGACTTCCGCCCCGGCCAGAAGGTGAACCTGAGCGTGAACCGCAAGGGCGAGGCCCTGGAGCTGTCGGCGACGCTGGCCGGCCCGCCGGCGGACATGAAGAACCAGCGGAGCGACATCCAGAACACGATGGGCGGGGCCCTGTCGAACCGCCGCGGCGGGTTCGAGCAGATTTTGCAGACGGACATGGTGGTGGACCCGAAGAACTGCGGCGGCGCCGTGGTGGACCTGGACGGCCGGGTGATCGGCGTGTGCATCTCCCGCGCGGGCCGCGTCGAGACGTACGTGCTGCCGGGCGAGGTGGTGCGGCCGCTGCTCGCCGACCTGCGGGCGGGCAAGTTCCCGCCGCCGGCCGCGCCGGTGTCGCTGCCGACGGCCCCGGCCCCGCGGCCGGTCCGCAGCAGCTCGTGA
- a CDS encoding protein kinase domain-containing protein, whose protein sequence is MYVLMQCVAEAVVAKGVRGLAEMVPGGGFLYDVANEAHRRLRDRRRTDQIREEVVAVAAAGVDEVRRVAAEVVREVAKDAAPADRAALELYLTQVPGAVRASFRRADDPSGRSVPDQFALNDGADLARRLPSRLPHFRPGDPLPGRPGWELGELLGSGGFGEVWLARNPSLAALKGAVKFGTDPQARERLLRHEGGLVSRVMEEGRHPNIVPLLDAYLEGATPWLMYEYVGGGELGTLIGAWPVAERAAKAVAALRTLAAAVGHFHQLRPPLVHRDLKPANILVRGTAANPQLLVADFGIGGVAADAALAAEATRRSSGYLASQLWGSHTPLYASPQQQRGEKPDPRDDVHALGVIGYQMLTGKLDAAPGADFARTLKRLNVPEPVIELLGDCAAHDPDHRPKDAAALADRLAALDRAAPAPPAGPTIVACPTCAVSLRFRAGATTLRCARCGTVFDPSATAAPPKLSVVQAEVAPPPPPPLLPVATLRRREPDRPRRREREEEPERQPRSSTTPLWIAGAAVGAALVVVVMVVLIRGRGQTLPPPPPVEATVPGTIPTPGVPGRPRGEAGPLRYFRDFTYAPAGAAKVFRHTPDGTAFMIADAAGTVTVVGLDGKEQLRLDTTIRDFRPVMFPGGVGMLAAAARFGPRASPCVVPLAAGAAAVELVGLGEQPTAVAVSPTGTWVAAGGDGGSVTVWNPVIPTVGYPLRVAGGEKPHPGGVTALAFSPDGQKLVSAGGGAVRSWAVSPKWTSDHDATTVAGTVFDLGVTADGKKLVAGLRERGMRLWDFPALVGPADPLDGKLSSAGGFKRVVFGSDPPFGYRLVGLTATGRVGIWSGNPREPFGQRDAAGGNPIATDLAMSPKDANLVAAANADGTVLIWHLFMGRGPSVKLKNFGSPVVGVSFSPDGKVLATAEQSGRVRVWGDVDVTAHTGWTEVAAP, encoded by the coding sequence ATGTACGTCCTGATGCAGTGCGTCGCCGAGGCGGTGGTGGCGAAGGGCGTCCGCGGCCTGGCCGAGATGGTGCCCGGCGGCGGCTTCCTCTACGACGTGGCCAACGAGGCCCACCGCCGCCTCCGCGACCGCAGGCGGACCGACCAAATCCGCGAGGAGGTGGTCGCCGTCGCCGCCGCGGGCGTGGACGAGGTGCGCCGCGTGGCCGCCGAGGTGGTGCGCGAGGTGGCGAAGGACGCCGCCCCCGCCGACCGGGCGGCGCTGGAGTTGTACCTGACGCAAGTCCCCGGCGCCGTCCGCGCCTCGTTCCGCCGCGCCGACGACCCGTCCGGCCGGTCCGTGCCCGACCAGTTCGCGCTAAACGACGGCGCCGACCTGGCCCGCCGCCTGCCGTCGCGGCTGCCGCACTTCCGCCCCGGCGATCCGCTGCCCGGCCGCCCCGGGTGGGAGCTCGGCGAGCTGCTCGGTAGCGGCGGCTTCGGCGAGGTGTGGCTGGCGCGCAACCCGTCGCTGGCGGCGCTCAAGGGGGCCGTCAAGTTCGGCACCGACCCGCAGGCCCGCGAGCGGCTGCTGCGCCACGAGGGCGGTCTGGTCAGCCGGGTGATGGAGGAGGGCCGCCACCCCAACATCGTGCCGCTGCTCGACGCCTACCTCGAAGGCGCGACGCCGTGGCTGATGTACGAGTACGTCGGCGGCGGCGAGCTGGGCACGCTCATCGGCGCGTGGCCGGTCGCCGAGCGCGCCGCGAAAGCGGTCGCCGCGCTGCGCACGCTCGCCGCCGCCGTCGGGCACTTCCACCAGCTCCGGCCGCCGCTGGTCCACCGCGACCTGAAGCCGGCGAACATCCTCGTCCGCGGCACCGCGGCGAACCCGCAGCTGCTCGTCGCCGACTTCGGCATCGGCGGCGTCGCCGCGGACGCGGCCCTCGCGGCGGAAGCCACGCGGCGGTCGAGCGGCTATTTGGCGTCGCAGTTGTGGGGCTCGCACACGCCGCTGTACGCCAGCCCGCAGCAGCAGCGCGGCGAGAAGCCCGACCCGCGCGACGACGTTCACGCGCTGGGCGTGATCGGTTACCAGATGCTGACGGGGAAGCTGGACGCGGCGCCGGGGGCCGACTTCGCCCGCACCTTGAAGCGGCTGAACGTGCCGGAGCCGGTGATCGAGCTGCTCGGCGACTGCGCCGCCCACGACCCCGACCACCGGCCCAAGGACGCCGCCGCGCTGGCCGACCGACTGGCGGCGCTGGACCGCGCCGCACCGGCGCCGCCGGCGGGGCCGACGATCGTGGCGTGCCCGACGTGCGCGGTGTCGCTGCGGTTCCGGGCCGGGGCGACGACGCTCCGCTGCGCCCGCTGCGGCACCGTGTTCGACCCGTCGGCCACGGCCGCGCCGCCGAAGCTGTCAGTGGTGCAGGCGGAAGTCGCGCCGCCGCCGCCGCCACCGCTGCTGCCGGTGGCGACGCTCCGCCGCCGCGAACCGGACCGCCCGCGCCGCCGCGAGCGCGAGGAGGAGCCGGAGCGGCAACCGCGGAGCAGCACGACGCCGCTGTGGATCGCCGGCGCGGCGGTGGGGGCGGCGCTGGTCGTCGTCGTGATGGTGGTGCTGATCCGCGGCCGCGGCCAGACCCTGCCCCCACCCCCGCCGGTCGAAGCAACCGTGCCCGGCACCATCCCGACGCCCGGCGTCCCGGGCCGGCCGCGGGGCGAGGCCGGGCCGCTCCGCTACTTCCGCGACTTCACCTACGCCCCGGCCGGCGCCGCGAAGGTCTTCCGCCACACGCCCGACGGCACCGCGTTCATGATCGCCGACGCCGCCGGTACGGTCACGGTCGTCGGCCTCGACGGGAAGGAACAGCTGCGGCTCGACACCACGATCCGCGACTTCCGCCCGGTGATGTTCCCCGGCGGGGTCGGGATGCTGGCCGCGGCCGCGCGGTTCGGCCCCCGGGCGTCGCCGTGCGTGGTGCCGCTGGCCGCGGGCGCCGCGGCGGTGGAACTGGTCGGCCTCGGCGAGCAGCCGACGGCGGTGGCGGTGAGCCCGACCGGGACGTGGGTGGCCGCCGGCGGCGACGGCGGGTCGGTGACGGTGTGGAATCCGGTGATCCCGACCGTCGGCTACCCGCTGCGGGTCGCCGGCGGGGAGAAGCCGCACCCCGGCGGCGTGACGGCGCTGGCGTTCAGCCCCGACGGCCAGAAGTTGGTGTCGGCCGGCGGCGGGGCGGTGCGGTCGTGGGCGGTGTCGCCGAAGTGGACGAGCGACCACGACGCGACGACCGTGGCCGGCACCGTGTTCGACCTCGGCGTGACGGCCGACGGCAAGAAGCTGGTGGCCGGCCTGCGGGAGCGCGGGATGCGGCTGTGGGACTTCCCGGCGCTCGTCGGCCCGGCCGACCCGCTCGACGGCAAGCTGTCGAGCGCGGGCGGGTTCAAGCGGGTGGTGTTCGGGTCCGACCCGCCGTTCGGGTACCGGCTGGTCGGCCTGACCGCGACCGGCCGGGTCGGCATCTGGAGCGGCAACCCGCGCGAGCCGTTCGGCCAGCGCGACGCGGCGGGCGGGAACCCGATCGCGACCGACCTGGCGATGAGCCCGAAGGACGCGAACCTGGTGGCGGCGGCGAACGCCGACGGCACGGTGCTGATCTGGCACCTGTTCATGGGCCGCGGCCCGTCGGTGAAGCTGAAGAACTTCGGCAGCCCGGTGGTGGGGGTGAGCTTCTCGCCGGACGGCAAGGTGCTGGCGACGGCCGAGCAGTCGGGCCGGGTGCGCGTCTGGGGCGACGTGGACGTGACGGCGCACACCGGCTGGACCGAGGTGGCGGCGCCGTGA
- a CDS encoding U32 family peptidase, with product MASAPATPELLAPAGDREALRAAVANGADAVYFGLTGFNARARAANFTPAELPELMRFLHGRNVRGFVALNTLVFSDELPAAAELLSACAAAGVDAVIVQDLGLVRLARRLAPSLPVHASTQMTLTEPRGIAFAKQLGVGRVVLARELSLADIEKVTAATDVPVEVFVHGALCVAYSGQCLTSEALGGRSANRGQCAQACRLPYELVVDGAARDLGDRAYLLSPQDLAAYDRIAPLVQAGVVSFKIEGRLKGGPYVAATTQTYRQAIDAATGGTSFRMSRRAELDLAQTFSRGLTTGFLDGVNHQVLVRGRFPKSRGVRIGRVAGVTRRGVRIEPAEAVPELVKAGDGVVFDLGRPEEKEPGGRVWAVAPAGRLLELQFEPNAVDLAAVPVGCDVYKTDDPALRKRLEQSYGQDKPARRVALAARLAGVLGGPLVLTLTDPDGAAGEAVWPGPLEAAAKRPATADELRDQLGRLGDTPFELGALAAELPDAVMVPRSVLNDLRRRAAAALAERRLRAHPIAEPGALDALRSAARGGATGGTAALTVLVRTLDQLDAVLAWQPPAGFPRPAAVYCDFEDLRRYADAVPRARAAGIPVGVAPLRVLKPGEDGFQSLVVRADPDLVLVRNLGSIEFFRAALPQARLVGDFSLNVANELTADVLVGAGLERLVPSYDLNWDQLAAMVRAFDPARFEPVVHQHMPMFHNEFCLFAAFLSTGKDHRDCGRPCEDHKVELRDRVGAAFPVLPDTGCRNTVFNSVPQSAAEYVGRMRGLGLTRFRIDLLRESAADVAPLLDRYAAVVSGADDGRQVWRQLRALNQLGVTRGTLSVL from the coding sequence ATGGCTTCCGCACCTGCCACCCCCGAACTCCTGGCTCCCGCCGGCGACCGCGAGGCGCTCCGCGCCGCCGTCGCCAACGGGGCCGACGCCGTCTACTTCGGCCTCACTGGGTTCAACGCCCGCGCCCGCGCCGCCAACTTCACCCCGGCGGAACTCCCCGAGCTGATGCGGTTCCTCCACGGCCGCAACGTCCGCGGGTTCGTCGCCCTCAACACCCTCGTCTTCTCCGACGAACTCCCCGCCGCCGCCGAGTTGCTTTCCGCCTGCGCCGCGGCGGGGGTTGATGCGGTCATCGTGCAAGACCTCGGCCTCGTGCGGCTCGCCCGCCGGCTGGCGCCGTCGCTGCCGGTCCATGCCAGCACGCAGATGACGCTCACCGAGCCGCGCGGCATCGCCTTCGCCAAGCAGCTCGGCGTCGGTCGTGTGGTGCTGGCCCGCGAGCTGTCGCTCGCCGACATCGAGAAGGTGACCGCGGCGACGGACGTGCCGGTCGAAGTGTTCGTTCACGGGGCGCTGTGCGTGGCGTACAGCGGCCAGTGCCTCACGAGCGAAGCCCTCGGCGGCCGCAGCGCCAACCGCGGCCAGTGCGCCCAGGCGTGCCGGCTGCCGTACGAGCTGGTCGTGGACGGCGCCGCCCGCGACCTCGGCGACCGCGCCTACCTCCTCAGCCCGCAAGACCTCGCCGCCTACGACCGCATCGCGCCGCTGGTGCAGGCCGGCGTGGTGTCGTTCAAGATCGAGGGGCGGCTGAAGGGCGGCCCGTACGTCGCCGCGACCACGCAGACGTACCGCCAGGCGATCGACGCGGCGACCGGCGGCACGAGCTTCCGCATGAGCCGCCGCGCCGAGCTCGACCTGGCGCAGACGTTCAGCCGCGGCCTCACCACCGGCTTCCTCGACGGCGTGAACCACCAGGTGCTCGTGCGCGGCCGCTTCCCCAAGAGCCGCGGCGTGCGCATCGGCCGCGTTGCCGGCGTGACGCGCCGCGGCGTGCGGATCGAGCCGGCGGAGGCGGTGCCGGAGCTGGTGAAGGCCGGCGACGGCGTCGTCTTCGACCTCGGCCGGCCGGAGGAGAAGGAGCCGGGCGGCCGCGTGTGGGCCGTGGCGCCGGCGGGTCGGCTGCTGGAGTTGCAGTTCGAGCCGAACGCCGTCGACCTTGCGGCGGTGCCGGTCGGCTGCGACGTGTACAAGACGGACGACCCGGCCCTGCGGAAGCGGCTCGAACAGAGCTACGGGCAGGACAAGCCGGCCCGCCGTGTCGCGCTCGCCGCGCGCCTCGCGGGTGTGCTCGGCGGTCCGCTCGTGCTGACGCTCACCGACCCCGATGGCGCCGCGGGCGAAGCCGTGTGGCCCGGCCCGCTCGAAGCGGCGGCGAAGCGGCCGGCCACGGCCGACGAGCTGCGCGACCAGCTCGGCCGCCTCGGCGACACGCCGTTCGAGCTGGGGGCGCTGGCGGCCGAGTTGCCTGACGCGGTCATGGTTCCGCGCAGCGTGCTGAACGACCTCCGCCGCCGCGCCGCCGCGGCGCTCGCCGAGCGGCGCCTGCGGGCGCACCCGATCGCGGAGCCGGGGGCGCTGGACGCGCTCCGCTCCGCCGCTCGCGGCGGTGCAACCGGCGGAACGGCGGCGCTCACCGTACTCGTCCGCACGCTCGACCAGCTCGACGCCGTGCTGGCGTGGCAGCCGCCCGCCGGCTTCCCGCGGCCCGCGGCCGTGTACTGCGACTTCGAAGACCTCCGCCGCTACGCCGACGCCGTGCCCCGCGCCCGCGCCGCGGGCATCCCCGTCGGCGTCGCGCCGCTCCGCGTCCTGAAACCCGGCGAGGACGGATTCCAGTCGCTTGTCGTCCGCGCCGACCCGGACCTCGTGCTGGTGCGGAACCTTGGGTCGATCGAGTTCTTCCGCGCCGCGCTGCCGCAGGCCCGGCTCGTCGGCGACTTCAGCCTGAACGTGGCGAACGAGTTGACGGCCGACGTGCTGGTCGGCGCCGGGCTGGAGCGGCTGGTGCCGAGCTACGACCTGAACTGGGATCAGCTGGCGGCGATGGTGCGGGCGTTCGACCCCGCACGGTTCGAGCCGGTCGTGCACCAGCACATGCCGATGTTCCACAACGAGTTCTGCCTGTTCGCCGCGTTCCTGAGCACCGGCAAGGACCACCGCGACTGCGGCCGGCCGTGCGAGGACCACAAGGTGGAGCTGCGCGACCGCGTCGGCGCGGCCTTCCCCGTGCTGCCGGACACGGGCTGCCGCAACACGGTGTTCAACAGCGTGCCGCAGAGCGCCGCCGAGTACGTCGGCCGGATGCGCGGCCTCGGCCTGACTCGCTTCCGCATCGATCTGCTGCGCGAGTCCGCGGCCGACGTGGCGCCGCTGCTGGACCGCTACGCCGCCGTGGTGAGCGGTGCCGACGACGGCCGGCAGGTGTGGCGGCAGCTGCGGGCGCTGAACCAGCTCGGCGTCACCCGCGGCACGCTCTCAGTGCTGTAG
- a CDS encoding SDR family NAD(P)-dependent oxidoreductase, with the protein MGVLDRFRLTGKRLLVTGGSRGLGRAMALACADAGADIALVGRDPDALDRAAAEVRALGREAFAIAADVGDPAACEAACRRALDEFGPIDVLINNAGGRRVPTPTAEMPLETWRQLIDLNLTSVFVCTKLVGGAMVERGRGGRVINVASVNALVAGRGIGGRHYEAAKAAVVGFTRATAADWAAAGVTVNAILPGGFLTDPNRKWQQTHPAVIAEFERNIPMGRLGEPDEIGPLAVYLASDASRYMTGAALVIDGGYTLW; encoded by the coding sequence ATGGGCGTTCTCGACCGGTTCCGGCTCACCGGCAAGCGGCTGCTCGTCACCGGCGGCAGCCGCGGGCTCGGCCGTGCCATGGCCCTCGCCTGCGCCGACGCCGGCGCCGACATCGCCCTCGTCGGCCGCGACCCGGACGCCCTCGACCGCGCCGCCGCGGAGGTCCGCGCCCTCGGCCGCGAAGCCTTCGCCATCGCCGCCGACGTGGGCGACCCCGCCGCGTGCGAGGCCGCGTGCCGGCGGGCGCTCGACGAGTTCGGCCCGATCGACGTCCTCATCAACAACGCCGGCGGTCGCCGTGTGCCCACCCCGACCGCGGAGATGCCGCTGGAGACGTGGCGCCAGCTGATCGACCTGAACCTGACGAGCGTGTTTGTCTGCACCAAGCTGGTCGGCGGGGCGATGGTCGAGCGCGGCCGCGGCGGGCGGGTCATCAACGTCGCGTCGGTGAACGCGCTGGTCGCCGGCCGCGGCATCGGCGGCCGGCACTACGAGGCGGCGAAGGCGGCGGTCGTCGGCTTCACCCGCGCGACCGCGGCCGACTGGGCGGCGGCCGGGGTGACGGTCAACGCGATTCTGCCCGGCGGCTTCTTGACCGACCCGAACCGGAAGTGGCAGCAGACGCACCCGGCGGTGATCGCCGAGTTCGAGCGGAACATCCCGATGGGCCGGCTCGGCGAGCCGGACGAGATCGGCCCGCTGGCGGTGTACCTGGCCAGCGACGCCAGCCGGTACATGACCGGCGCCGCGCTGGTGATCGACGGCGGGTACACGCTGTGGTGA